Proteins found in one Scardovia inopinata JCM 12537 genomic segment:
- a CDS encoding nucleoside hydrolase, whose protein sequence is MASIFLDTTASPAGSVSSGAKKTRIFLDCDTGIDDALAILFLLASPQADLIGLAGIFGNVQADQAVRNSRQLLDFLGRQDIPVYQGASQPSFWNDDPARSGRPYSVNPGCTRFHGDNGLGGAVLPVSSSADINQKVTGAEAIAQAVRRYGKEVTILATGPLTDVDLALQSDPSLASDMKLVLMGGTLTQPGNCYDLVCETNIINDPEAANRVFHSGADITMVGLDVTYQCLMTRSQMNAIKALDTSLAQFVYEMTDYYISANEASDPIFAQGSPLHDPLAAAVALDPSLIRTFPINLRVEIQTGDGYGVRGRTIGDPTMLGAFFSQSADVPTHSPRTRVALGVDSRRFVDLWYSRLKFICSRDYPQTDHRA, encoded by the coding sequence ATGGCCAGTATATTCTTGGACACGACAGCTTCTCCTGCTGGTTCTGTCTCTTCCGGAGCGAAGAAGACACGAATTTTTCTGGACTGTGACACTGGAATTGATGATGCCCTGGCTATTCTTTTTCTGCTAGCGTCTCCACAGGCTGATCTAATTGGGCTTGCCGGGATTTTTGGCAATGTTCAGGCTGACCAGGCAGTCCGCAACAGCCGGCAGCTGCTGGATTTTTTGGGCAGGCAGGATATTCCCGTATATCAAGGGGCTTCTCAGCCTTCTTTCTGGAATGATGATCCCGCCCGTTCTGGCCGGCCGTATTCGGTAAATCCCGGCTGTACCCGCTTCCATGGGGATAATGGCTTGGGAGGGGCTGTTTTGCCTGTCTCCTCTTCTGCTGACATAAACCAGAAGGTGACTGGTGCAGAAGCCATAGCCCAGGCTGTTCGCCGCTATGGCAAGGAAGTAACCATCCTGGCTACCGGTCCCCTGACCGACGTTGATTTAGCTCTGCAATCAGACCCCTCCCTGGCGTCAGACATGAAACTGGTTCTGATGGGTGGGACACTGACTCAGCCGGGCAATTGTTACGATCTGGTTTGTGAGACGAACATCATTAACGATCCCGAGGCTGCCAACCGGGTCTTCCATTCAGGGGCGGATATTACTATGGTTGGTCTAGATGTGACTTATCAATGCTTGATGACTCGCAGCCAGATGAATGCTATTAAGGCCCTGGATACTTCTTTAGCTCAGTTTGTGTATGAAATGACCGATTACTATATATCTGCCAATGAGGCCAGTGATCCTATTTTTGCTCAGGGCAGTCCCCTGCATGACCCTCTGGCAGCAGCTGTGGCTCTTGATCCCAGTCTGATTCGCACCTTTCCTATCAATCTTCGGGTGGAGATTCAAACTGGTGACGGCTACGGTGTTCGGGGAAGGACGATAGGGGATCCAACCATGCTGGGAGCCTTCTTCTCTCAGTCAGCTGATGTACCGACCCATAGTCCCCGGACCAGGGTTGCCCTAGGAGTTGATTCTCGCCGATTTGTTGACTTATGGTATTCTCGTCTGAAATTCATCTGTTCGAGGGATTATCCACAGACTGATCATCGTGCATAA
- the argS gene encoding arginine--tRNA ligase — MSPEALAELISQIAHGLSAQGQAGTLTDNLIPETSKIVVMRPKDRTHGDWATNIAMQLGKKAGMAPRDLAALFADRLRKAEGIASVEVAGPGFINIVLDSASAAAVVDQILSQGRKFGQNDHLTGKTLNLEFVSANPTGPIHIGGTRWAAIGDSLARVLEANGATVVREYYFNDHGEQINRFARSLVAAAHGEPAPADGYQGEYITEIAEAVTRQAQADGVDILNLPRVREDDGSEGDSPQREEFRNRGVQMMFDQIKKTMSDFRVNFDVYFHENSVYEDGEVDRAFRRLKDQGDIYQKDGATWFQSTKYGDDKDRVIIKSNGETAYIMADIAYYLNKRHRVKNPADIAIYMLGADHHGYVRRLQAVCAAFGDKPGYNMQVLIGQLVNVVKDGKPVRMSKRAGNVVTMEDLVDAVGVDAARYSLERTTYNQNIDIDLDLMTKHSNENPVYYVQYAHARSKNVDRNAQAAGITVAGADLSLLDSPADSELLSQLALYPSVVQTAADLNEPHRIAHYLEDLAGSYHQWYAAERVVPMKLTEPELEGSDARKTQLAKDPDPARSSARLKLNDAACQVFENGLALLGVTAPDKM; from the coding sequence ATGAGCCCAGAAGCACTTGCAGAATTAATTTCACAGATTGCCCATGGCCTGTCAGCACAGGGTCAGGCCGGTACTTTAACAGATAATCTTATTCCTGAGACCAGCAAAATTGTGGTTATGCGTCCCAAAGATCGGACACATGGCGACTGGGCCACTAATATTGCCATGCAGCTGGGTAAAAAAGCGGGAATGGCTCCCCGTGACTTGGCTGCTCTTTTTGCTGACCGGCTGCGGAAGGCTGAAGGAATTGCTTCCGTAGAGGTTGCCGGTCCTGGCTTTATCAATATTGTTCTTGATTCGGCTTCAGCTGCAGCAGTTGTTGACCAGATTCTCAGCCAGGGCAGGAAATTTGGACAGAATGATCATCTAACAGGAAAAACTCTGAACCTGGAATTTGTTTCTGCCAACCCTACCGGCCCTATTCATATTGGTGGAACCCGTTGGGCGGCGATTGGTGATTCCCTGGCCCGGGTTCTAGAGGCTAATGGGGCTACAGTTGTTCGTGAGTATTACTTCAACGATCACGGTGAACAGATCAATCGTTTCGCCCGTTCCCTGGTCGCTGCTGCCCATGGAGAGCCTGCACCTGCTGACGGGTATCAGGGGGAATATATTACTGAAATCGCTGAAGCAGTAACGAGGCAGGCTCAGGCTGATGGGGTTGATATTCTGAATCTTCCTCGGGTTCGTGAAGATGACGGATCTGAAGGCGACAGTCCCCAGCGTGAGGAATTCCGCAACCGGGGAGTCCAGATGATGTTTGATCAGATCAAGAAGACAATGTCTGATTTCCGGGTAAATTTCGATGTTTACTTCCATGAGAACAGTGTGTATGAAGACGGGGAAGTGGACAGGGCTTTCCGCAGGTTGAAAGATCAGGGGGATATCTATCAGAAAGATGGGGCAACCTGGTTTCAATCCACCAAGTACGGGGATGACAAAGACAGGGTCATCATTAAGTCTAATGGCGAGACGGCTTACATCATGGCTGATATTGCCTATTACCTCAATAAGCGGCACCGGGTCAAGAATCCTGCTGATATTGCCATTTACATGTTGGGGGCAGATCATCATGGATATGTCCGCCGTCTCCAGGCCGTTTGTGCAGCTTTTGGCGACAAGCCTGGATACAACATGCAGGTCCTTATTGGTCAGCTGGTCAATGTGGTGAAAGACGGTAAGCCGGTGCGAATGAGCAAGAGGGCTGGTAACGTGGTTACTATGGAGGATCTGGTGGATGCTGTGGGGGTGGATGCAGCCCGCTACTCTCTGGAAAGAACCACCTACAATCAGAACATCGATATTGATTTGGATCTGATGACCAAACATTCCAACGAAAACCCAGTCTATTACGTTCAGTACGCTCATGCCCGGTCCAAGAATGTGGATCGCAATGCACAGGCTGCAGGAATTACCGTCGCCGGGGCAGACTTGAGCCTCTTGGATTCTCCTGCCGATTCTGAGCTTTTGTCTCAGCTGGCCCTATACCCTTCGGTGGTACAGACAGCGGCGGATTTGAACGAGCCTCACCGGATTGCTCATTATCTGGAGGATTTGGCCGGCTCGTATCATCAGTGGTATGCAGCCGAACGGGTGGTTCCCATGAAACTGACTGAGCCTGAACTGGAAGGTTCCGATGCACGTAAGACTCAGCTTGCCAAGGATCCCGATCCGGCCCGATCATCAGCTAGACTGAAGCTTAATGACGCTGCCTGCCAGGTTTTCGAGAATGGCCTGGCTTTGCTGGGAGTTACCGCGCCTGACAAAATGTAG
- a CDS encoding AAA family ATPase, whose protein sequence is MFDKFRLKEALVDYKLDFVSNEWTDEKYKWEAIKCFQDNWDVNAEDFAGMLHRSLGKTLNLLASMNNFPRRMIEGFAKTAPEEVRAMFIALYDESKDVYDRIKGFKDQASIILEKYGNGAAQHYQHENAISVYLWLRYPDKYYIYKYGEVKTAAGELGSDYTFKKGAYAENIRNAIKFYDEICDELKLDTELVNLFRSQLTDTCYPDPELKTLTLDVGFYISRYYSQKSSDETPVLSGEWFPEDYEPGLTVDDWITLLGDKDVFTENSLEIVRRMKDYGGSATCTQLAIKYGETKNFYNSGSVALARRIVEKTGCPVMEQNNENARWWTVLYVGKNAKDEEGSYIWKLRDELSEALDKVDLSRVQLFAVPESGDDDRHYWWLNANPKIWSFSSIAVGEVQDYTLYNENGNKRRIFQNFLDARPGDMVIGYESYPVKQIVALAKISAEQDGDKLYFEKTEGLTSPIDYQTIKACPELEKMEYFVNPQGSLFKLTKGEFDFIMDMIREENPLAPEKAIDTYTKDDFLEEVYMTEGRYDQLVAVLRNKKNIILQGAPGVGKTFAAKRLAYSMMGEKDESRIEFVQFHQNYSYEDFMMGYKPVEDGFELKNGIFYRFCQKAANQPDKDYFFIIDEINRGNISKIFGELLMLIEKDYRGVKATLAYNGLPFAVPENLYIIGMMNTADRSLAMIDYALRRRFSFLEMEPGFDSDGFIQYQKSLNKETFNELVEKIKELNKKIASDKSLGKGFCIGHSYFCGHDTCTDEWLHSIVDFDILPMLSEYWFDDTAELQRWENILHGVFQ, encoded by the coding sequence ATGTTTGACAAATTCCGTCTGAAGGAAGCGCTCGTTGATTACAAGTTGGACTTTGTATCAAACGAGTGGACAGACGAAAAATATAAATGGGAAGCCATCAAGTGCTTTCAGGATAATTGGGATGTGAACGCGGAGGATTTCGCAGGTATGCTGCATCGTTCTCTGGGTAAGACGCTCAATCTGCTTGCATCCATGAATAATTTCCCGCGCCGGATGATTGAGGGATTTGCCAAAACCGCTCCGGAGGAAGTCCGCGCTATGTTCATCGCTCTTTATGACGAGAGCAAGGATGTCTATGACCGTATCAAGGGCTTTAAGGATCAGGCCTCCATCATACTCGAAAAGTACGGTAACGGAGCAGCGCAGCATTATCAGCACGAAAATGCCATCAGCGTTTATTTGTGGCTCCGCTATCCGGACAAGTATTACATCTACAAATACGGTGAGGTTAAGACCGCTGCGGGTGAACTGGGCAGCGACTATACCTTTAAGAAGGGTGCTTACGCGGAGAACATCCGAAACGCCATCAAGTTCTATGATGAGATTTGCGATGAGCTGAAGCTGGATACAGAGCTGGTGAATCTGTTTCGTTCGCAGCTGACAGATACCTGTTATCCCGATCCGGAGCTCAAAACGCTGACGTTGGATGTCGGCTTTTACATCAGCCGGTACTACTCCCAGAAAAGCAGCGATGAGACACCTGTTCTTTCCGGAGAATGGTTCCCAGAAGATTACGAACCCGGCCTGACAGTTGATGACTGGATTACTCTTCTCGGAGATAAGGATGTGTTCACAGAGAACAGTCTGGAGATTGTTCGCCGGATGAAGGATTATGGTGGGTCGGCCACCTGCACACAGCTTGCCATTAAGTACGGTGAGACAAAGAACTTCTATAACAGCGGCTCTGTGGCTCTTGCGAGAAGAATCGTTGAGAAGACCGGCTGCCCAGTTATGGAGCAGAACAATGAAAATGCCCGCTGGTGGACTGTTCTGTATGTCGGCAAGAATGCTAAGGATGAAGAAGGCAGCTACATCTGGAAGCTGAGAGATGAGCTTTCAGAGGCTCTTGATAAGGTCGACCTCTCGCGGGTTCAGCTCTTTGCGGTACCTGAAAGTGGAGACGATGATCGCCATTACTGGTGGCTCAATGCCAATCCGAAAATCTGGAGCTTCTCCAGTATTGCTGTTGGTGAGGTGCAGGATTACACGCTCTATAATGAGAATGGCAATAAACGTAGGATATTCCAGAACTTCCTCGATGCCAGACCGGGCGATATGGTAATTGGGTATGAATCCTATCCGGTCAAGCAAATCGTGGCGCTCGCTAAGATAAGCGCAGAGCAGGACGGCGATAAACTGTATTTTGAGAAAACGGAAGGCCTCACATCACCGATTGATTATCAGACGATCAAGGCCTGCCCGGAGCTGGAAAAGATGGAGTACTTCGTCAATCCGCAGGGCAGCCTATTCAAGCTGACAAAGGGCGAGTTCGATTTCATTATGGACATGATCCGTGAAGAAAATCCTCTCGCACCGGAGAAAGCTATCGATACATACACGAAGGACGATTTCCTTGAAGAAGTGTATATGACTGAAGGCCGGTATGACCAGCTTGTGGCCGTTTTGAGAAACAAGAAGAATATCATTCTTCAAGGTGCTCCCGGTGTTGGTAAGACCTTTGCAGCAAAACGTCTCGCATATTCCATGATGGGAGAAAAGGACGAGAGCCGCATTGAGTTCGTACAATTCCATCAGAACTATTCATACGAGGATTTCATGATGGGTTATAAACCGGTCGAGGATGGTTTTGAACTGAAGAACGGCATCTTCTATCGTTTCTGCCAGAAGGCCGCAAACCAGCCGGACAAGGATTACTTCTTCATCATCGATGAAATCAACCGTGGAAACATAAGTAAGATTTTCGGTGAGCTTCTTATGCTCATCGAGAAAGATTACCGTGGGGTGAAAGCGACGCTGGCATACAACGGACTCCCGTTTGCTGTTCCGGAGAATCTTTACATCATCGGTATGATGAATACGGCAGACCGCAGCCTTGCGATGATCGATTATGCTCTGCGTCGTAGGTTCAGCTTCTTGGAAATGGAGCCGGGATTTGATTCTGACGGATTCATCCAGTACCAGAAGAGCCTGAACAAGGAGACCTTTAATGAATTGGTCGAGAAGATCAAAGAACTGAATAAGAAGATCGCATCGGATAAGTCTCTCGGTAAGGGATTCTGCATCGGACACAGCTATTTCTGCGGGCACGACACCTGCACCGACGAGTGGCTGCACTCCATTGTAGATTTCGATATTCTTCCGATGCTCAGTGAATACTGGTTTGATGATACGGCGGAGCTGCAGCGTTGGGAAAATATCCTTCACGGAGTATTTCAATGA
- a CDS encoding tetratricopeptide repeat protein: MTQINKGGKAQRSTAGLNLAGAVDLEGLKHKVTAPAGQEGGAPAAGGYVVDVDTAGFDSMVRTSATYPILLLMWQEDDNRYFDLARKLADMVTEMKGQMQLARMDIASNPQVVQALQMQGAPALYAFIGGRPMPIVQGMPTDEELRQIKEQILPQLVAAAQQSGITGTAPYMGNESDQANREGQGQDGSSGNDRGPSHPQIPAGHEEAYQLAQEGKYHQAAAAYHKIMESDPHDVLAAREHAKAALLDRNGESDVRAVRKAAGDAPDDLQAQLDVADIDMIGGHLEDACNRLLDFLTTHRESKDLIRQRLLEYFAIPEASDERVRQARARLATLMY; this comes from the coding sequence ATGACTCAGATAAATAAGGGCGGCAAAGCCCAGCGCTCTACTGCGGGTTTGAACCTGGCAGGGGCGGTTGATTTAGAAGGATTAAAGCATAAGGTCACGGCTCCTGCCGGTCAGGAAGGCGGAGCTCCCGCTGCAGGGGGCTATGTGGTGGATGTAGATACCGCCGGTTTTGATTCCATGGTCAGAACCTCAGCTACTTACCCCATTCTCCTGCTCATGTGGCAGGAAGATGATAATCGCTACTTTGACCTTGCGCGCAAACTGGCAGATATGGTCACTGAGATGAAGGGGCAGATGCAGCTGGCCCGCATGGATATTGCCTCTAATCCCCAGGTTGTTCAGGCTTTGCAGATGCAGGGGGCTCCGGCCTTGTATGCCTTTATTGGCGGCCGGCCTATGCCTATTGTCCAAGGAATGCCAACGGATGAGGAACTTCGGCAGATTAAGGAGCAGATTCTGCCTCAGCTGGTTGCAGCAGCCCAACAGTCTGGAATTACTGGCACCGCTCCTTATATGGGAAATGAGTCTGACCAGGCGAACCGGGAAGGTCAGGGTCAGGATGGAAGCTCAGGCAATGACCGAGGGCCCTCCCATCCTCAGATACCAGCCGGCCACGAAGAGGCGTATCAGCTGGCTCAGGAGGGCAAGTATCATCAGGCAGCTGCGGCTTACCACAAGATTATGGAATCTGACCCTCATGATGTTCTTGCCGCGCGGGAGCATGCCAAGGCTGCCCTTTTAGACAGAAATGGAGAATCTGATGTGAGAGCGGTCCGTAAGGCAGCAGGGGATGCTCCCGACGATCTCCAGGCTCAGCTGGATGTAGCTGATATCGATATGATTGGTGGCCATCTGGAAGATGCCTGTAATCGACTCCTGGACTTTTTAACTACGCATAGGGAGAGCAAAGATCTGATCCGGCAGCGACTCTTGGAGTATTTTGCTATTCCTGAAGCATCTGATGAGCGCGTCCGTCAGGCCAGGGCAAGACTGGCAACCCTAATGTATTAA
- a CDS encoding ABC transporter substrate-binding protein: protein MAAVVGLTACSAPGAASKSDSSLTKVTFMMSWAPDTNHIGVFTARDKGYFKKLGLDVTILATSQAGAEQSVSTGVADFALSNMSNVANANIKDGQLSLLMQIQRKPSAIWCSLKSNKSIKSPRDFDGKTFATFGGNESDAVIKRMIQKDGGKGIFDKVTVGTSTFNTLSTGKADFGGFYATWEGVQAQMYGPALNCFTEPDYGIPGNADELGIISSNSYLSKHPQIARKFIKAVQEGYTYSYLHPDDAAQILVSSPEGRSAGLKPAFVRRSMKVITQGQYWGSPAQIRKGSLTLGAIDFKAGQKYFDFLFESGSYADSKGRPVSHAPQASEQGTDKYLTSQKDILAALGIK from the coding sequence ATGGCTGCCGTAGTTGGTCTGACAGCCTGTTCTGCCCCGGGTGCTGCAAGCAAGTCGGATTCTTCTTTGACCAAGGTGACCTTCATGATGTCCTGGGCTCCCGACACCAATCATATTGGCGTTTTTACCGCTCGCGATAAGGGGTATTTTAAGAAGCTGGGACTTGATGTAACTATTTTGGCCACCAGCCAGGCCGGTGCGGAACAGTCAGTTTCCACTGGGGTTGCCGACTTTGCCCTGTCCAATATGTCCAACGTGGCCAATGCCAATATTAAAGACGGTCAACTCTCTCTTCTGATGCAGATCCAGCGCAAGCCATCGGCTATTTGGTGCTCTCTCAAATCCAACAAATCTATAAAATCTCCCAGGGATTTCGATGGCAAAACTTTCGCCACTTTTGGTGGCAATGAATCTGACGCGGTCATTAAGCGTATGATTCAAAAAGATGGGGGAAAGGGTATTTTTGATAAGGTTACGGTAGGAACTTCCACTTTTAACACTTTGTCGACAGGGAAAGCTGATTTTGGTGGTTTCTATGCCACCTGGGAGGGTGTACAGGCTCAAATGTACGGGCCAGCCCTGAATTGCTTCACTGAACCTGATTATGGGATTCCCGGTAATGCCGATGAGTTGGGTATTATCTCCAGCAATTCATATCTGTCTAAACATCCGCAGATAGCTCGAAAATTTATCAAAGCAGTTCAGGAAGGCTATACTTATTCCTATCTTCATCCCGATGATGCTGCTCAGATTCTTGTTTCATCCCCTGAAGGCAGGAGTGCTGGGCTTAAACCCGCCTTTGTCAGACGGAGTATGAAAGTTATTACCCAGGGTCAGTATTGGGGGAGTCCTGCTCAAATCAGAAAGGGATCGTTGACTTTGGGAGCTATTGATTTTAAAGCCGGGCAGAAGTATTTTGATTTTCTCTTTGAGTCTGGTTCTTATGCGGATTCTAAGGGCAGGCCGGTGTCTCATGCCCCTCAGGCCAGCGAGCAGGGAACGGATAAATATCTGACCAGTCAGAAGGATATTCTGGCTGCTTTGGGCATAAAGTGA
- a CDS encoding CYTH domain-containing protein: MSDPFSDFEYDRRFFCYSLPADLTVNEEPTLIIQSYYVYEDNYALRVRVKAANTKVDMTSKIDPLETVDRYRDRFHFASMTTKGPSTSGTRYEAGREIDPDIAVELIRRGGKALVKTRYTAWVGEDGWNLDVFGGDNYPLVAAETRRNKPVTNLLIPEFCLTEITDDWRFSNDGLAEHPYSFWKDSFLEELNKKGPSFHQGFGTNRTASEG; the protein is encoded by the coding sequence ATGAGTGATCCTTTCTCTGATTTTGAATATGACCGACGATTTTTCTGCTATTCCCTGCCTGCGGACCTGACTGTGAACGAAGAACCAACTCTGATTATTCAAAGTTATTATGTCTACGAGGATAATTATGCCCTGAGAGTGCGGGTCAAAGCTGCTAATACCAAGGTAGACATGACCAGCAAGATTGATCCCCTGGAAACCGTTGACCGCTACAGAGACCGCTTCCATTTTGCTTCTATGACCACCAAAGGGCCTTCCACCAGCGGAACCAGATATGAGGCTGGGCGGGAGATTGATCCAGACATAGCCGTGGAGCTCATCCGTCGGGGCGGTAAAGCCCTGGTCAAAACCCGGTACACAGCCTGGGTGGGAGAAGATGGCTGGAATTTGGACGTTTTCGGAGGCGACAATTATCCCCTGGTAGCAGCGGAAACCAGACGAAATAAGCCCGTTACCAATCTGCTTATACCGGAATTCTGCCTGACTGAGATTACTGATGACTGGCGCTTCTCCAATGATGGTTTAGCTGAGCACCCTTATAGCTTCTGGAAAGACAGCTTTTTAGAGGAACTCAATAAAAAAGGTCCCAGCTTCCATCAAGGATTCGGGACCAATCGCACAGCTTCCGAGGGCTAA
- a CDS encoding FKBP-type peptidyl-prolyl cis-trans isomerase: MGKTFTRKITPLLMALICVLALCLPLAACGSSSGSVKEGTSSKFEELTDKPFSAKGTLGKKPSISFKTPYTVTNYTYQIVQEGNGKKASDGDQLCLQQIVLNPSTGKEVNSTWKGDAVCSTFLTKKGIQAGFYKLFKGLRVNSTVVLAVSENSSSTTSTASASSYLLALTLTDARKIPQRASGTKVTSLDPTLPKVTLAKNGEPSISGLTTYKKTGKLVSQTLIQGKGRKIKASDTISVQYKGWVLGGKADSPFDSSWSRGTPLSFSLSGGVITGWTKGLTGKTVGSQVLLIIPPSQGYGSTAQGSIPANSTLVFVVDILSA; this comes from the coding sequence ATGGGAAAAACGTTTACTCGAAAAATCACTCCACTCCTTATGGCCCTCATCTGCGTCCTGGCTCTGTGCCTGCCTCTGGCAGCCTGTGGGTCTTCATCAGGAAGTGTCAAAGAAGGCACCAGCAGCAAATTCGAAGAACTGACTGACAAGCCGTTCAGCGCTAAGGGAACACTGGGCAAAAAACCTTCCATCAGCTTCAAAACTCCCTATACGGTAACAAATTATACCTATCAAATTGTCCAGGAAGGCAACGGGAAGAAGGCTTCTGACGGCGATCAGCTTTGCCTGCAGCAGATTGTTCTCAACCCTTCAACCGGCAAAGAAGTCAACTCTACCTGGAAGGGAGACGCCGTTTGCAGCACCTTCCTGACCAAGAAAGGTATACAGGCCGGTTTCTATAAGCTTTTCAAGGGCTTACGGGTTAATTCAACAGTTGTTCTGGCAGTCAGTGAGAACAGTTCTTCCACTACATCAACAGCCTCGGCCAGTAGTTATCTTCTGGCCTTGACCTTGACTGATGCACGAAAGATTCCTCAAAGGGCCAGCGGAACCAAGGTGACCTCACTCGATCCTACCCTGCCCAAAGTTACCCTGGCTAAGAACGGCGAGCCTTCCATTTCTGGTCTGACTACTTACAAGAAGACAGGAAAACTGGTCTCTCAAACCCTGATCCAGGGCAAGGGCAGGAAGATTAAGGCTTCCGACACCATTTCTGTTCAATACAAGGGCTGGGTTCTGGGTGGCAAGGCCGATTCTCCCTTTGACAGTTCCTGGTCCCGGGGAACACCTTTGAGCTTCTCCCTGTCTGGAGGAGTTATTACCGGCTGGACCAAGGGGCTGACAGGAAAGACAGTTGGATCCCAGGTCCTGCTGATTATTCCTCCCAGCCAAGGCTATGGTTCTACCGCTCAGGGTAGTATTCCTGCCAATTCCACCCTGGTCTTTGTGGTCGATATTCTCTCAGCTTAA
- the nucS gene encoding endonuclease NucS — protein MRIIVADCSAVYSGRLNARLPRSRRVILIKEDSSCLIFSELGSYKPLNWMVAPCTLRQVGPDQPRFHSLITDMGLDTLKSEEQGDLQPGEGDLQLEEGEAQPDSFLQVTADKSSDTLIIALWQVLSDQTFDLGQDPGLSKDGVEDHLQHYLAEQIERIGKGARLVRREYPTAIGPVDIMAIDGDGVHVAIEIKRHGGIDGVEQLTRYCKLLNRDTKIAPVRGIFAAQTITAQARTLAEDRGFECLILDYDQMKNEDSSEITLF, from the coding sequence ATGAGAATTATTGTTGCGGACTGTTCTGCTGTCTATTCGGGCCGGCTTAATGCCCGCCTCCCCCGTTCCCGCCGGGTTATTCTGATCAAGGAAGACAGCAGTTGTCTGATTTTTTCTGAGCTCGGATCCTATAAGCCCCTTAACTGGATGGTGGCACCCTGTACTTTGCGGCAGGTAGGCCCTGACCAGCCTCGGTTTCATTCTCTGATCACCGATATGGGCTTGGATACCTTGAAATCGGAAGAACAGGGAGATCTTCAGCCGGGAGAGGGGGATCTTCAGCTGGAAGAGGGGGAAGCCCAGCCGGATTCCTTCCTCCAGGTGACAGCTGATAAAAGTTCTGATACCTTGATTATTGCCCTATGGCAGGTTCTGTCTGATCAGACATTTGACCTCGGTCAGGATCCGGGTTTGAGTAAGGACGGGGTAGAGGACCATTTGCAGCACTACCTGGCAGAGCAGATAGAACGGATTGGCAAGGGGGCCCGGCTGGTCAGGCGGGAATATCCCACAGCCATTGGTCCGGTTGATATTATGGCCATTGATGGCGACGGGGTCCATGTGGCCATTGAGATCAAGCGGCATGGGGGTATCGATGGGGTTGAACAGCTGACCCGTTACTGCAAGCTTTTGAACAGGGATACAAAAATAGCCCCGGTTCGTGGAATCTTTGCCGCACAGACTATTACTGCTCAGGCACGGACTCTGGCTGAAGACCGGGGCTTTGAATGCCTCATTCTTGATTATGATCAAATGAAAAATGAGGATTCGTCTGAGATTACCCTTTTCTAG
- the mcrC gene encoding 5-methylcytosine-specific restriction endonuclease system specificity protein McrC: MTKDKSIFIKNIYYMLSYAFTTLQQSDDDKIATEKFENIHNLFAAILSKGIGRQLKQGLYREYVNRKEDLPVMRGKIDMLGTIKNKIEKKQRLTCEFDELSENNLLNQILKTTVMLLLRHTEVDADYKNDLKKEMLFFSNVDEIEPTEIKWSSIRFQRNNQTYRVLLSICQLVIEGMLLTTDDGEYKLASFVDDQRMNRLYEKFILEYYIKEHPELKASASQIPWALDDGEATLLPVMQTDIMLENQSGEKVLIIDAKYYTHTLAENRFNARVLHSANLYQVFTYVKNKDTDMGNGEHSVSGMLLYAKTDEELQPDNSYQMSGNKISVRTLDLNKEFPEIAKQLDDIVAEHFVV, encoded by the coding sequence ATGACAAAGGATAAGAGCATATTCATCAAGAATATTTACTACATGCTCTCTTACGCCTTCACTACATTGCAGCAGTCGGATGATGATAAGATCGCCACGGAGAAATTTGAGAACATACATAATCTGTTCGCGGCGATTCTCTCAAAAGGAATCGGGCGACAGCTGAAGCAGGGACTTTATCGTGAGTACGTAAACCGTAAAGAAGACCTGCCGGTGATGCGCGGCAAAATCGATATGCTGGGTACCATCAAAAACAAAATCGAGAAGAAGCAGCGTCTTACTTGTGAGTTTGACGAGCTTTCTGAGAACAATCTGCTGAATCAGATCCTGAAGACCACGGTTATGCTGCTTCTGCGGCATACCGAGGTGGATGCCGATTACAAAAATGACCTGAAGAAGGAAATGCTCTTCTTCTCCAATGTAGACGAGATCGAGCCGACTGAAATTAAGTGGTCGTCCATTCGATTTCAGAGGAATAATCAGACATACCGAGTACTCCTTAGCATTTGCCAGCTGGTCATTGAAGGAATGCTCCTGACGACCGACGACGGAGAATACAAGCTGGCGTCCTTTGTTGACGACCAGAGAATGAATCGCCTGTACGAGAAGTTCATTCTGGAATACTACATCAAGGAACATCCGGAGCTGAAGGCCAGCGCCTCGCAGATACCGTGGGCACTGGATGATGGCGAGGCCACACTGCTTCCGGTGATGCAGACCGACATCATGCTTGAGAACCAGTCGGGAGAAAAGGTGCTAATCATTGATGCGAAGTACTATACGCATACGTTGGCCGAGAACCGTTTCAACGCCAGAGTGCTTCACTCGGCAAATCTGTATCAGGTTTTTACCTATGTGAAAAACAAAGATACGGATATGGGCAATGGCGAGCATTCGGTATCCGGCATGCTTCTCTACGCCAAGACAGACGAAGAATTGCAGCCGGACAACAGCTACCAGATGAGCGGCAATAAGATCAGCGTCCGGACACTGGACTTGAATAAAGAGTTCCCGGAAATCGCAAAGCAGCTCGATGACATTGTGGCAGAGCACTTTGTGGTATAG